In a genomic window of Glaciimonas sp. PCH181:
- a CDS encoding site-specific integrase — protein MATLTDVKARNIKPDSGILPHGGITGLALHPSNTKGCGKWVFRFVSPLTGKRRNAGLGSYPEVSIAEAAKHALQMREKINNKVDPLDEKKRVTELPQIPTFQYAAELVHAELLPGWKNAKHGQQWLNTQAQYAFPIIGALPLDQIQPRHIADALRPIWLEKAETASRLKQRIHAVMAWGWAHDHCKSNPVDVVHHLLPQQPAKSVRTQHQPAMPWQDIPAFFAKHLRGATPYDVTRTMLEFLILTATRSGEVRGMTWSEVDLGNAIWTIPPMRMKARLQHRVPLSARAIEILMNQQGLHDELVFPSPRDQVELSDMVLTSFLRRIKAHSDTPGRVATAHGFRSSFRDWCSEQGYPRDLAERSLAHMVQNKVEAAYHRTDLLEQRRPMMAEWNIYVEALSSI, from the coding sequence ATGGCAACCCTTACAGATGTTAAAGCAAGAAATATTAAACCCGATTCAGGAATTCTTCCTCACGGTGGAATTACTGGTTTAGCACTCCATCCCTCCAACACTAAAGGATGCGGAAAATGGGTATTTCGCTTCGTCAGTCCCCTAACTGGCAAGCGTCGCAATGCCGGATTAGGCAGTTATCCGGAAGTCAGTATTGCTGAAGCCGCTAAGCATGCGCTGCAAATGCGAGAGAAAATCAACAATAAGGTTGATCCGTTAGATGAGAAAAAACGAGTAACCGAACTTCCCCAAATTCCTACTTTTCAATATGCTGCGGAATTAGTCCATGCTGAATTACTTCCTGGCTGGAAAAATGCCAAACACGGACAGCAATGGCTAAACACCCAGGCGCAATACGCTTTTCCGATTATTGGTGCATTACCACTCGACCAAATTCAGCCTCGCCATATTGCCGATGCCTTAAGGCCAATCTGGTTAGAAAAAGCAGAAACCGCTAGCCGATTGAAACAACGAATCCATGCCGTCATGGCTTGGGGATGGGCGCATGATCATTGCAAATCCAACCCGGTTGACGTGGTGCATCACCTATTACCACAACAACCAGCAAAGTCTGTCCGCACGCAACATCAGCCAGCTATGCCTTGGCAAGACATTCCAGCCTTTTTTGCTAAGCATCTACGAGGAGCCACCCCCTATGATGTCACTCGCACCATGTTGGAATTTTTGATTCTGACAGCGACTCGATCCGGTGAAGTAAGAGGAATGACCTGGTCAGAAGTAGATTTAGGTAATGCGATCTGGACGATTCCACCTATGCGAATGAAAGCCAGACTACAGCATCGCGTCCCCTTGTCCGCGCGGGCTATTGAAATCCTAATGAACCAGCAAGGACTGCATGACGAGTTAGTGTTTCCATCGCCCCGTGATCAAGTTGAACTTTCCGATATGGTCCTCACCAGTTTTTTGCGGCGTATAAAAGCGCACAGCGACACGCCTGGGCGCGTAGCGACTGCGCACGGATTTCGATCGAGTTTTCGTGATTGGTGCAGTGAACAAGGTTATCCTCGTGATTTGGCAGAACGCTCACTTGCGCATATGGTCCAGAACAAAGTCGAGGCGGCTTACCATCGCACCGATTTACTCGAGCAGCGTCGTCCAATGATGGCTGAATGGAATATTTATGTTGAAGCGCTGAGCAGTATCTAA
- a CDS encoding OsmC domain/YcaO domain-containing protein has product MEIKVNFLDKLRLEAKFDDFTVVADQPIRYKGDGSAPGPFDYFLASSALCAAYFVKLYCVTRNIPTENIRLSQNNIVDPENRYQQIFKIQVELPSDILEVDRRGILRSIERCTVKKVVQAGPEFVIEEVESLDADAQSLLTLKPASDVSTYILGKDLPLEQTIANMSGVLANLGIKIEIASWRNIIPNVWSLHIRDAHSPMCFTNGKGATKESALASALGEYIERLNCNHFYAGTFWGEDIATADFVHYPNERWFKPGRKDALPTEILDEYCLQIYNPDGELCGSHLIDTNSGNTQRGICSLPYVRQSDGEVVYFPSNLVENLYVSNGMSAGNTLVEAQVQCLSEIFERAVKREILEGEIALPDVPQEVLAKYPGILAGIQGLEEQGFPVLVKDASLGGVYPVMCVTLMNPRTGGVFASFGAHPSLEVALERSLTELLQGRSFEGLNELPRPTFASEAVTEPNNFVEHFIDSSGIVSWRFFSAKADFNFVEWDFSGQGENSNAEEAATLFGILEDMGKEVYTAAYDNLGAVACRILVPGYSEVYPIEDLIWDNTNKALLFRADILNLHRLDDDSLEALLERLDNSELDEYSDIATLIGIEFDENTDWGQLTVLELKLLIHLALQQFEAAHEQVGAFLQYNDNTVERGLFYQALNVVLEVMLADDLELDDYLVNFRRMFGDARMDAVMGSVNGSVRFFGLTPTSMKLEGLDRHQRLIDSYKKLHKARAGVAVTAS; this is encoded by the coding sequence ATGGAAATTAAAGTCAACTTTCTCGATAAGCTACGTCTTGAGGCCAAGTTCGATGACTTCACGGTAGTGGCCGACCAGCCTATCCGTTATAAGGGCGATGGCTCAGCGCCTGGTCCTTTCGATTATTTTCTGGCCTCATCGGCCTTGTGTGCAGCTTACTTTGTGAAGTTGTATTGCGTAACTCGCAATATTCCTACCGAAAATATCCGCTTGTCGCAGAATAATATCGTTGATCCGGAAAACCGGTACCAGCAAATTTTTAAGATTCAGGTTGAGTTACCGTCGGATATATTGGAAGTAGACCGCCGAGGTATTTTGCGCTCCATTGAGCGCTGTACTGTGAAAAAAGTGGTGCAAGCCGGACCCGAGTTTGTCATTGAAGAGGTAGAAAGCTTAGATGCCGATGCTCAGTCGTTGCTGACGTTGAAGCCGGCTTCTGACGTTAGCACTTATATTTTGGGCAAGGATCTGCCGTTGGAGCAAACCATCGCCAATATGTCGGGCGTTTTGGCGAACTTGGGCATCAAGATTGAAATTGCTTCGTGGCGCAATATTATTCCGAATGTCTGGTCGCTGCATATCCGCGATGCGCACTCGCCGATGTGTTTTACCAATGGCAAGGGAGCGACCAAAGAAAGCGCGTTGGCGTCGGCGTTGGGCGAGTATATCGAGCGACTGAATTGCAACCATTTCTACGCCGGCACGTTTTGGGGCGAAGACATCGCCACCGCGGATTTTGTACATTACCCGAACGAGCGTTGGTTTAAGCCTGGCCGTAAAGATGCGCTGCCGACTGAAATTCTGGATGAATACTGTCTGCAAATTTACAATCCCGACGGCGAGTTATGTGGTTCGCATCTGATCGACACCAACTCCGGCAATACGCAGCGCGGTATCTGTTCGCTGCCGTATGTGCGACAGTCGGACGGCGAGGTGGTGTATTTTCCGTCCAATCTGGTCGAAAACCTCTACGTCAGCAATGGCATGAGTGCCGGTAACACGCTGGTCGAAGCGCAGGTGCAATGTCTGTCGGAAATTTTCGAACGGGCGGTAAAACGCGAAATTCTGGAAGGTGAAATCGCATTGCCTGATGTGCCGCAGGAAGTGCTGGCGAAATACCCTGGCATTCTGGCCGGCATTCAGGGGTTGGAAGAGCAGGGCTTTCCGGTGCTGGTGAAGGATGCGTCGCTGGGAGGGGTCTACCCAGTGATGTGTGTCACCTTGATGAACCCGCGGACAGGCGGTGTGTTTGCCTCGTTCGGCGCGCACCCAAGCCTGGAGGTGGCGCTGGAGCGTAGTCTGACGGAATTGTTACAGGGTCGCAGTTTTGAAGGCTTGAACGAATTACCTCGGCCCACTTTTGCCAGTGAAGCCGTGACTGAGCCGAATAACTTTGTCGAACACTTCATCGATTCCAGCGGTATTGTGTCATGGCGCTTTTTTAGTGCCAAAGCGGATTTCAATTTTGTTGAATGGGATTTTTCTGGCCAGGGTGAAAACTCGAATGCCGAGGAAGCCGCGACCTTGTTCGGTATTCTCGAAGACATGGGCAAAGAGGTGTACACGGCGGCGTATGACAATTTAGGCGCCGTAGCCTGCCGGATTTTGGTGCCCGGTTATTCAGAAGTTTACCCGATAGAAGATTTGATCTGGGATAACACCAACAAGGCGCTGTTGTTCCGCGCCGATATTTTGAATCTGCATCGCCTGGACGATGACAGCCTGGAAGCGCTGCTTGAGCGTTTGGATAACAGTGAGCTTGATGAATATTCCGATATCGCCACGTTGATCGGTATCGAATTTGACGAGAATACGGACTGGGGTCAACTAACAGTTCTCGAGTTGAAGCTACTGATTCATCTCGCCTTACAGCAGTTTGAGGCGGCGCATGAGCAGGTGGGAGCCTTCCTGCAGTACAACGACAATACGGTCGAACGCGGATTGTTTTATCAGGCCTTGAATGTGGTGCTGGAGGTGATGCTGGCTGACGACTTGGAGCTGGACGATTACCTGGTCAATTTCCGCCGGATGTTTGGCGACGCTCGGATGGACGCGGTAATGGGGTCAGTGAACGGCAGCGTGCGCTTCTTCGGGTTAACGCCAACGAGTATGAAACTGGAGGGTCTCGATAGACACCAGCGTCTGATCGACAGCTACAAAAAATTGCATAAGGCTCGGGCCGGTGTGGCGGTTACAGCCAGTTAG